From Streptomyces sp. NBC_00370, a single genomic window includes:
- a CDS encoding arabinofuranosidase catalytic domain-containing protein, translated as MRRTRSSALRYRRGLLAVLAVLGLVLGAFVSGPGAAQAAGSLPCDIYAAANTPCVAAHSTTRALFSSYNGPLYQVRRASNGGTADIGLLAQGGYANAAQQDSFCADTTCSISKVYDQTSRHNDLTPGPAGTAGMGADRGADAAELSVTAGGHKVYGIWISPGVGYRSTGRAAGVAVNGQAEGAYMVASGTHVGSACCFDYGNAESTPADTGNGHMDAVSIATTCYFAPCTGTGPWVEADLENGMFQGNNGSNTANTGNKSAFVTAVLKNNGQTTYALKGGNSQSGALTTWWNGALPTRGGYAPMHQEGGIILGTGGDNSNWNMGTFFEGVMVSGYPTDAAENAVQSNVVSVGYSGQTNVPNGPQGQITGPGGQCVDVAADDTGVNLAPVQLWNCQSYAEDQFWAHHTNGSLSTIGRCLDINGNGTANGTQVELWDCNGVGGQVWNQRSDGSLFNPQSGRCLDSPSGATANGTRLQIWDCNGSGAQKFTLH; from the coding sequence ATGCGCAGAACGAGATCTTCGGCTCTTCGGTATCGGCGGGGTCTGTTGGCCGTCCTCGCGGTCCTCGGGCTCGTCCTCGGGGCGTTCGTCAGCGGGCCGGGGGCCGCGCAGGCTGCCGGGTCGTTGCCTTGTGACATCTACGCCGCGGCCAACACGCCGTGCGTCGCCGCGCACAGTACGACGCGCGCTCTGTTCTCCTCGTACAACGGGCCCCTCTACCAGGTGCGTCGGGCGTCGAACGGCGGGACCGCCGACATCGGGCTGCTGGCGCAAGGGGGTTACGCGAACGCGGCGCAGCAGGACTCGTTCTGCGCGGACACCACGTGCAGCATCTCCAAGGTCTACGACCAGACCTCCCGCCACAACGACCTCACCCCAGGGCCCGCCGGGACGGCCGGTATGGGGGCCGACCGGGGCGCCGACGCCGCCGAGTTGTCGGTCACGGCCGGCGGGCACAAGGTGTACGGCATCTGGATCTCGCCGGGGGTCGGCTACCGCTCGACCGGGCGCGCCGCCGGGGTCGCCGTCAACGGGCAGGCCGAGGGCGCCTACATGGTGGCCAGCGGTACGCATGTCGGCTCCGCCTGCTGCTTCGACTACGGCAACGCCGAGAGCACGCCCGCCGACACCGGCAACGGGCACATGGACGCCGTGAGCATCGCGACCACCTGCTACTTCGCGCCGTGCACCGGCACCGGGCCATGGGTCGAGGCCGACCTGGAGAACGGGATGTTCCAGGGCAACAACGGCTCCAACACGGCCAACACCGGTAACAAGAGCGCGTTCGTCACCGCCGTGCTCAAGAACAACGGGCAGACCACCTACGCGCTGAAGGGCGGCAACTCGCAGTCCGGCGCGCTGACCACCTGGTGGAACGGCGCCCTGCCGACCAGGGGCGGTTACGCGCCGATGCATCAGGAGGGCGGCATCATCCTGGGCACCGGCGGGGACAACAGCAACTGGAACATGGGCACGTTCTTCGAGGGCGTGATGGTCTCCGGCTATCCGACGGACGCCGCGGAGAACGCGGTTCAGTCCAACGTCGTCTCGGTCGGCTACTCCGGCCAGACGAACGTGCCCAACGGACCGCAGGGGCAGATCACCGGTCCCGGCGGTCAGTGTGTGGACGTCGCCGCCGACGACACCGGCGTGAACCTGGCCCCCGTCCAGCTGTGGAACTGCCAGTCGTACGCCGAGGACCAGTTCTGGGCGCACCACACCAACGGGTCCCTCAGCACGATCGGCCGCTGCCTGGACATCAACGGCAACGGCACGGCCAACGGCACCCAGGTCGAGCTGTGGGACTGCAACGGGGTGGGCGGCCAGGTCTGGAACCAGCGGTCCGACGGCTCGCTGTTCAATCCGCAGTCCGGCCGCTGCCTCGACTCACCGAGCGGCGCCACGGCCAACGGGACGCGGCTGCAGATCTGGGACTGCAACGGCTCCGGCGCCCAGAAGTTCACCCTGCACTGA